From a single Capsicum annuum cultivar UCD-10X-F1 chromosome 12, UCD10Xv1.1, whole genome shotgun sequence genomic region:
- the LOC124889296 gene encoding uncharacterized protein LOC124889296: MALQLVLSVLTIHQLITYPQINHPYLLQILPHSYNVPSSPQLFLQGSSYPPQTQTSYPSSTPNFPNDEKQHQSLSTSFHHDESDSDDSTPVLAGGGSKGTCPNFYHVCRGQRVPSNNPESKGPFSDHYGRHEAGVGGLCTSAVVCDTSLNSQLISRIPIECLPTCLDKPNDVGTIGLSTTSAGNGSYVMDLELCQLRVKQVALLFYGM; encoded by the exons ATGGCATTACAACTGGTACTCTCAGTACTGACTATTCATCAACTCATAACGTATCCACAAATAAACCATCCTTACCTACTCCAGATACTCCCTCACTCATATAATGTCCCAAGCTCTCCTCAATTATTCCTTCAAGGGAGTTCATATCCACCACAAACCCAAACCTCCTATCCATCATCTACTCCAAACTTCCCAAATGACGAAAAGCAACACCAATCCCTCTCAACCAGTTTTCACCACGACGAATCCGATTCCGACGACTCCACCCCAGTCTTGGCTGGAGGCGGCTCTAAAGGGACATGCCCTAACTTTTACCATGTATGTAGAGGGCAAAGAGTGCCTAGTAATAATCCAGAATCCAAAGGACCTTTCTCAGATCATTACGGAAGGCATGAAGCTGGGGTTGGAGGCCTTTGCACATCAGCAGTGGTATGCGACACCTCCCTCAATTCCCAACTCATTTCGCGCATCCCCATCGAATGTCTACCCACCTGTCTTGACAAACCTAATGATGTCGGGACTATCGGTCTATCCACAACTTCCGCAGGAAATGGAAGTTATGTCATGGATCTAGAG CTGTGCCAGCTGAGGGTCAAGCAGGTGGCATTGCTATTTTATGGCATGTAG
- the LOC124889694 gene encoding uncharacterized protein LOC124889694: MRHLRQSLRNRHGDDNFECDSGAYWVVKTNDLVHPYSATPSLPLVEKKKDPRAVIISCSIRPFNVKQALCDLGSRVNVMPLAVYKLLRMGELKPMTIKLLMTNSSMKKLMGIFCYVKVRVASLKFPIDFMVLDCEVNSQAPIILGRPFLSISRVLIDMDLGEITFKLNDEQVVFNMCVTVQQPDDIRVVSVIDTIDEDIAIEASVPNAPGVDERCVADRFA; encoded by the coding sequence ATGAGACACCTGAGGCAGAGTCTGAGAAATCGACatggtgatgataattttgagtGTGATAGTGGTGCGTATTGGGTCGTCAAAACCAATGATCTTGTGCACCCTTATAGTGCGACCCCTTCCTTACCATTAGTAGAAAAGAAGAAGGATCCAAGAGCAGTCATCATTTCATGTTCTATTAGGCCTTTCAATGTCAAGCAGGCTTTATGTGACTTGGGATCAAGAGTAAATGTGATGCCACTGGCTGTGTACAAATTGTTGAGGATGGGGGAACTCAAACCTATGACAATAAAATTATTGATGACTAACTCATCTATGAAGAAATTGATGGGTATTTTCTGTTACGTAAAAGTAAGGGTGGCATCCCTTAAATTCCCCATTGATTTCATGGTTCTTGATTGTGAGGTGAATTCTCAAGCCCCCATTATATTGGGTAGACCCTTCCTATCCATTAGTAGGGTATTGATTGATATGGACTTGGGGGAGATCACCTTCAAACTGAATGATGAACAAGTAGTGTTTAATATGTGTGTGACGGTGCAACAGCCAGACGATATACGAGTAGTGTCTGTAATAGACACTATTGATGAGGATATTGCTATAGAGGCTAGTGTACCAAATGCACCAGGTGTTGATGAGAGATGTGTGGCAGACCGATTTGCATAG
- the LOC107850306 gene encoding plastidic ATP/ADP-transporter has translation MEGVLQTRGLLSLPSKPKIKAFYPLPQGGVRHRFNSSIPLKARPLNGLSLSSNGFQKFQEFAPKTQLFGQKNRSFPICKAETAAAADGQPLFAEKEQPKFMGIELVTLKKIIPLGAMFFCILFNYTILRDTKDVLVVTAKGSSAEIIPFLKTWVNLPMAIGFMLMYTKLANVLSKEALFYTVIFPFIAFFGAFGFVLYPFSNYFHPTAFADKLLNTLGPRFLGPIAILRIWSFCLFYVMAELWGSVVVSVLFWGLANQITTVDEAKRFYPLFGLGANVALIFSGRTVKYFSSLRSSLGPGVDGWAISLKGMMSIVVLMGGTICFFNWWVNRNVPLPTRSKKKKVKPNMTTMESLKFLVSSKYIRNLATLVVAYGISINLVEVTWKSKLKAQFPSPNEYSAFMGDFSTATGIATFTMMLLSQWIFDKYGWGAAAKITPTVLLVTGVGFFSLLLFGAPLTPTLAKFGMTPLLAAVYVGAMQNIFSKSAKYSLFDPCKEMAYIPLDEDTKVKGKAAIDVVCNPLGKSGGALIQQFMILTFGSLASSTPYLGSVLLVIVLAWLAAAKSLDGQFTQLRREEELEKEMERATLKIPVVSENGNGPLSSSSSLNPAGGDSTNASSEPSSPRSL, from the exons ATGGAAGGTGTTTTGCAAACAAGAGGGCTTCTTTCCCTACCTTCCAAACCCAAAATCAAGGCTTTTTACCCACTGCCTCAAGGGGGTGTAAGGCATAGATTCAATTCATCAATTCCTCTAAAAGCTAGGCCCCTTAATGGTTTATCTCTATCCTCTAATgggtttcaaaaatttcaagaatttgcCCCAAAGACTCAGTTGTTCGGCCAAAAGAACAGGTCTTTTCCCATCTGCAAAGCTGAGACTGCTGCAGCTGCAGATGGCCAGCCACTTTTTGCAGAAAAGGAGCAACCTAAGTTCATGGGGATTGAACTTGTGACCCTTAAGAAAATTATACCACTTGGGGCAATGTTCTTTTGTATTCTATTCAATTATACAATTCTTAGGGATACTAAGGATGTATTGGTTGTAACAGCTAAAGGGTCCAGTGCTGAGATTATCCCATTCTTGAAAACTTGGGTAAATTTGCCTATGGCTATAGGTTTCATGCTGATGTACACAAAGTTGGCTAATGTGTTGTCAAAAGAGGCTCTTTTCTATACTGTTATATTTCCCTTTATTGCATTCTTTGGGGCATTTGGGTTTGTTTTGTATCCTTTTAGCAATTACTTTCACCCTACAGCTTTTGCTGATAAACTTCTTAACACTCTTGGTCCAAGATTTCTTGGGCCAATTGCTATACTGAGGATCTGGAGTTTCTGTTTGTTCTATGTCATGGCTGAGCTTTGGGGAAGTGTGGTGGTTTCAGTACTCTTTTGGGGATTAGCTAATCAG ATTACGACTGTTGATGAGGCTAAGAGATTCTATCCCTTGTTTGGACTTGGTGCAAATGTTGCTCTTATTTTCTCTGGTCGCACAGTGAAGTACTTTTCTAGCTTGAGAAGCTCTTTAGGTCCTGGAGTTGATGGCTGGGCAATCTCCCTGAAAGGGATGATGAGCATTGTAGTGTTGATGGGTGGGACAATCTGTTTCTTTAACTGGTGGGTAAATAGAAATGTTCCTCTCCCCACTCGTAGCAAGAAGAAGAAG GTAAAACCTAACATGACCACAATGGAGAGCTTGAAGTTCTTGGTCTCTTCAAAATATATCAGGAATCTTGCCACATTGGTTGTAGCATATGGCATTAGTATCAACCTTGTTGAAGTTACATGGAAGTCGAAGCTCAAAGCTCAG TTCCCAAGCCCCAATGAATACTCTGCATTCATGGGTGACTTCTCAACTGCTACTGGAATAGCAACTTTCACAATGATGTTGTTAAGCCAATGGATCTTTGACAAATATGGTTGGGGAGCTGCAGCGAAGATAACACCTACAGTCTTGCTTGTTACTGGAGTTGGCTTCTTCTCCCTGCTTTTGTTTGGTGCCCCTCTAACACCTACCCTTGCGAAGTTTGGGATGACTCCTCTTCTAGCAGCTGTCTATGTGGGGGCAATGCAGAACATTTTCAGTAAGAGTGCAAAGTATAGTTTGTTTGATCCCTGCAAAGAAATGGCCTACATTCCATTGGATGAGGACACCAAG GTTAAAGGGAAGGCAGCAATTGATGTTGTTTGCAATCCACTAGGAAAGTCTGGAGGAGCTTTGATACAACAGTTCATGATTTTGACTTTTGGTTCACTTGCTAGCTCGACTCCCTACCTTGGCAGTGTGCTCTTAGTAATTGTCCTTGCATGGTTGGCAGCAGCCAAGTCTTTGGATGGACAATTCACTCAATTACGCCGAGAAGAAGAGCTTGAAAAGGAAATGGAGAGAGCAACTTTGAAGATCCCTGTTGTATCTGAAAATGGAAATGGTCCTCTCTCAAGTAGTTCGTCACTGAATCCCGCTGGAGGTGACTCAACCAACGCTTCATCGGAACCCTCCTCCCCAAGGAGCCTGTAA